Genomic segment of Mucilaginibacter sabulilitoris:
ACGCTTTAGGCAATATTACCTTAGTTGCCGAATCTGGCAGTTTGAACGAAGTTGTGGTGGTTGGCTACGGCACACAAAGAAAGGAAAACCTTACCGGCGCAGTTGATCAAATTACAGCCAAAGCATTTGAAAACCGTTCGCTGCCAAATCTTACCCAGGGTTTGCAGGGGGTTATACCCAACCTTAACCTAACACCCCTTGATGGTAAGCCTATACAATCGCCCAGTTATAACGTACGGGGAACAACTTCTGTTGGCCAGGGCGGTAATGCGCTGGTATTGATTGATGGTGTTGAGGGCGATCCAAGCCGTATCAACCCAAGTGATGTGGCCAGTGTATCTGTGTTGAAAGACGCGTCATCATCTGCAATATATGGTGCAAGGGCTGCTTTTGGTGTTATACTCATTACAACCAAAAGCCCGGCTAAAGAAAAAACAAGCATCACTTACTCTTTTAACCAGTCTATTAAAAGTCCTACCACGGTACCAAATTTGGTAACAAACGGTTATATTTTTGCCAAAATGTTTAACGAGGCCTGGACAGCGGCTAACAACTATTCGCAAACTCCGCAAAATATCAATAAAACAGTAAAGTTCTCGCCCGAGTATTTGGAAGAGTTAAAGCGCCGCGACGCAGACCCAAGCCTGCCTAAGGTGGAGGTTAACGGAGCCGGAGAATACGTTTACTATGCCAATACCGATTGGTACAAGGAGTTGTATAAAGACCATAACAGCTCAAGGGAACATAACCTGGCTATTTCGGGCAACAGCGGCAAATCTGATTTCTTACTGACAGGAAGGTATTTTGCGCAGGATGGTCTTTTCCGTTATAATACTGATGATTACAGCGTTTACAATGTACGCGCAAAGGGTTCATTACAGGTATTTCCGTGGTTGCGTATTTATAACAACGCCGATTATTCAAATGTAAAGTACCACAACCCCCTGAATGTTGGCGAGGGCGGCGGTATATGGAGAAACCTTGCCGACGAAGGCCATACCGTAGCGCCTATGTTTAACCCTGATGGTACCTTAACCTATTCGGCCGCTTATACCGTGGGCGACTTTGTTTATGGTAAAAACGGTATCAATTTCGATAACCGGGTGTTCCGTAATACCGCGGGTTTCGCCAGTTCGTTTTTTGACGATGTATTCCGGGTTAAAGGTGATTTCACTTTCCAGAACACCGATAACAACCAGGACCGCAGGCGTGTACCCGTTCCATACAGTCGTAAACCGGGGGTAATTGAATATGTGGGTACAAACACCAATGACCTGGAGAATATGAGCCAGCGTACGCAATACATTGCTACCAACATTTACGGCGAGTACGAACCTAAATGGAGCAAAAACCATTATTTTAAAGCATTGGCAGGTTTTAACTTTGAGCAATCAACATATAAAAAGTTGGACCTTGTACGTAACGGGCTTATTTTTCCTGATGCTACAGACATTAACCTGGCGCTTGGCCAATCTATTACCACCAGCGGCGGCTGGGACAGATGGGACGTTATGGGCGGCTTTTATCGTTTGAATTACGCCTATAAAGATCGTTACCTGGTCGAAGCAGATGGTCGTTATGATGGTTCGTCAAAGTTCCCGTCAAATCAGCGCTATGCTTTCTTCCCCTCAGTATCGGCAGGATGGCGTGTTACCAATGAGCCGTTCTGGACAATGTCAAAAGATATCATATCCAACTTAAAGATCAGGGGTTCTTACGGGTCATTGGGTAATGGCAGCATCAATTCTTATGCATTTCAGGAGCGATTCGCCATTAAGCAATCAGGCAGGGTATTAAACGGCGTTCGTCCGCAAACCACCAGTCAGCCCGGCGTATTACCTGATGGTTTAACCTGGGAAACATCAACCGTGGAGAATATAGGTTTAGATATGGGTTTATTATCCGACCGTTTAACCATTACAGGTGATGCTTATATCCGCAAAACTAAAGACATGTTTACCGTTGGTAATACCTTACCTGCAGTGTTTGGTACAGATGTACCTAAAGGTAACTATGCCGATATGAAAACTAAGGGATGGGAAATAACCATAGCCTGGCGCGATAAGTTTGACGTTGGTGCTAAACCGTTCAACTATGGCTTTAGGGCAACTTTAGCCGATTATACGTCTGAAATAACAAAATATAACAATCCAGCCAAGAACCTTGGCGACCCAAGTAAAAGTTTGACGGATCAGATATATTATGTAGGTGAAAAGGTGGGAGAAATTTGGGGATTTGAAACAGCAGGCTATTTTACTTCTGCCGAAGATATTGCCAACTCACCAAAACAAACCTTGATAAAAGCATCAGGCGCCAGCCAACTGTTACCGGGTGATATTAAGTTTAAAGACCTGAATGGTGATGGGGTTATTGATTACGGCGATCAGACCGTAAATAAACCGGGCGACCGTAAAATTATTGGTAATACCACCCCAAGATACACTTTTGGTTTTGGCATGGATGCTGATTGGAACAGTTTCTTCTTCTCCGCCTTCTTCCAGGGTGTTGGCAAACGCGACTGGTACCCGGGCCCTGAGGCTGATTATTTCTGGGGACAATATAACCGCCCATACAATAAGGTACCGGTATCACAACTGGATAAGATCTGGTCAGAAACCAATCCTAATGCTTATTTCCCAAGATACCGTGGGTATTCTGCTCAAAACGGATCAAACGAGTTAACACAGGTGCAAACCAAATATCTGCAAAACGCTGCTTACGTAAGGCTTAAGAATATACAGTTAGGTTATCACCTGCCTTTAAGCCTCATCAGGAAGATCAAATTGGGCGATGCGAGGGTGTTTGTTTCGGGTGAGAACCTATGGACATGGTCGCCATTATACAAGATCAGCAAAGACCTTGACCCGGAAAGCATCAATGGATCCGACAGGGTATTAACCGATGGT
This window contains:
- a CDS encoding SusC/RagA family TonB-linked outer membrane protein, whose protein sequence is MKKKLRRLNKAMRICIITCSIIIAGLGSLIAAPVNAGVFETRISVSFKNESINNAIKKIERESKVEFAYDADYLGLQTLKVKEENFNNERLDVVLKTLLQNTEVTFKEEIKGTITLYKKTTAPKADNGKISGRVVDEKGQPLPGATIRLNEINKAIQATTDGSFTLNAAPGTYTLIISFISYQTYRVPAVKIVANETNALGNITLVAESGSLNEVVVVGYGTQRKENLTGAVDQITAKAFENRSLPNLTQGLQGVIPNLNLTPLDGKPIQSPSYNVRGTTSVGQGGNALVLIDGVEGDPSRINPSDVASVSVLKDASSSAIYGARAAFGVILITTKSPAKEKTSITYSFNQSIKSPTTVPNLVTNGYIFAKMFNEAWTAANNYSQTPQNINKTVKFSPEYLEELKRRDADPSLPKVEVNGAGEYVYYANTDWYKELYKDHNSSREHNLAISGNSGKSDFLLTGRYFAQDGLFRYNTDDYSVYNVRAKGSLQVFPWLRIYNNADYSNVKYHNPLNVGEGGGIWRNLADEGHTVAPMFNPDGTLTYSAAYTVGDFVYGKNGINFDNRVFRNTAGFASSFFDDVFRVKGDFTFQNTDNNQDRRRVPVPYSRKPGVIEYVGTNTNDLENMSQRTQYIATNIYGEYEPKWSKNHYFKALAGFNFEQSTYKKLDLVRNGLIFPDATDINLALGQSITTSGGWDRWDVMGGFYRLNYAYKDRYLVEADGRYDGSSKFPSNQRYAFFPSVSAGWRVTNEPFWTMSKDIISNLKIRGSYGSLGNGSINSYAFQERFAIKQSGRVLNGVRPQTTSQPGVLPDGLTWETSTVENIGLDMGLLSDRLTITGDAYIRKTKDMFTVGNTLPAVFGTDVPKGNYADMKTKGWEITIAWRDKFDVGAKPFNYGFRATLADYTSEITKYNNPAKNLGDPSKSLTDQIYYVGEKVGEIWGFETAGYFTSAEDIANSPKQTLIKASGASQLLPGDIKFKDLNGDGVIDYGDQTVNKPGDRKIIGNTTPRYTFGFGMDADWNSFFFSAFFQGVGKRDWYPGPEADYFWGQYNRPYNKVPVSQLDKIWSETNPNAYFPRYRGYSAQNGSNELTQVQTKYLQNAAYVRLKNIQLGYHLPLSLIRKIKLGDARVFVSGENLWTWSPLYKISKDLDPESINGSDRVLTDGTNGNGNNYPVLKSITLGISATF